The following coding sequences are from one Gemmatimonadales bacterium window:
- a CDS encoding thioesterase family protein: MARDVVTERRESSVEFRVRYSETDQMGVAYHGHYLAWCEMARTEHMRRLGVRYRDLEDRGVRLAVSEAHVRFAKSARYDDPLRVSAWLTAVASRRLAFGYRIERTDDDAVLATAETALVSIDGTGRLTRLPDDVLAHLEELMDA, translated from the coding sequence GTGGCGCGAGACGTCGTGACGGAGCGGCGCGAGTCGTCGGTCGAGTTCCGGGTCCGCTACAGCGAGACCGATCAGATGGGCGTCGCCTACCACGGTCACTACCTGGCGTGGTGCGAGATGGCGCGGACGGAACATATGCGGCGGCTCGGGGTCCGGTACCGTGATCTGGAGGATCGCGGAGTCCGGCTCGCCGTCTCGGAGGCGCACGTGCGGTTCGCGAAGTCGGCGCGCTACGACGACCCGCTGCGGGTGTCGGCGTGGCTCACGGCCGTGGCGTCGCGCCGGCTGGCCTTCGGCTACCGCATCGAGCGCACCGACGACGACGCGGTCCTCGCCACCGCCGAAACCGCGCTCGTCTCGATCGACGGCACCGGACGCCTGACCCGTCTGCCCGACGACGTGCTGGCGCACCTCGAGGAGCTGATGGATGCGTGA
- a CDS encoding aldehyde dehydrogenase family protein, with translation MDRDLASVQEARDLVRRADEAQRAFARASQELTDTVVEAMGHAASAEAERLARLAVDETGMGRFEDKILKNRFAADDVLRYILPLKTVGVIRDLPEIGVQELAVPMGVVAALIPTTNPTSTAIYKALISVKARNAIVMSPHPRAVKCIGEAVRVMAEAAERAGAPPGLVLAMTDPALEGTRELMHHRLTAVILATGGSDMVRAAYSSGKPAFGVGPGNVPAIVERTADVAKAARDIVNGKAFDNGVLCSAENSVICDAPVDGEARRELARQGAHFVTGDDRARLQRAMQDPRTGGISHEIVGQTATVIAERAGIRVPPQARVLVAECREVGREEFFSREKLSPVLAYYVENGWEACCERSIELLQYGGVGHSLAIHCRDEQVIRRFFEEKPAFRILVNTMAAMGATGYTTGLAPAMTLGPGTIGGSSTSDNVSALHLVNIKRLAREIRPYVGGRGAEQLPDGKVAVVGSPEGKRKAEAAPAHSAPSSPPLTPADVQRIVDDFLRAHRRGAA, from the coding sequence GTGGATCGCGATCTCGCATCGGTCCAGGAGGCCCGCGACCTCGTCCGTCGCGCCGACGAGGCTCAGCGGGCCTTCGCACGCGCGTCGCAGGAGCTGACCGACACGGTCGTCGAGGCGATGGGCCACGCGGCGTCGGCGGAGGCCGAGCGGCTCGCACGGCTGGCGGTGGACGAGACCGGGATGGGCCGGTTCGAGGACAAGATCCTCAAGAACCGCTTCGCCGCGGACGACGTGCTCCGCTACATCCTCCCGCTCAAGACCGTCGGCGTGATCCGCGACCTGCCCGAGATCGGGGTCCAGGAGCTGGCCGTGCCGATGGGGGTGGTCGCGGCCCTGATCCCGACCACCAACCCGACGTCCACCGCCATCTACAAGGCGCTGATCAGCGTCAAGGCCCGCAACGCGATCGTGATGTCACCGCATCCCCGGGCGGTGAAGTGCATCGGCGAGGCCGTGCGGGTCATGGCCGAGGCCGCCGAGCGGGCGGGCGCGCCGCCGGGCCTGGTGCTGGCGATGACCGATCCGGCGCTCGAAGGCACGCGCGAGCTGATGCACCACCGGCTGACCGCGGTGATCCTGGCCACGGGCGGCTCCGACATGGTGCGCGCCGCCTACAGCTCGGGCAAGCCGGCCTTCGGCGTCGGGCCGGGCAACGTGCCGGCGATCGTCGAGCGCACGGCGGACGTCGCCAAGGCCGCCAGGGACATCGTCAACGGCAAGGCGTTCGACAACGGCGTGCTGTGCTCGGCGGAGAACTCGGTGATCTGCGACGCGCCGGTGGACGGGGAGGCGCGGCGCGAGCTGGCGCGGCAGGGGGCGCATTTCGTCACCGGCGACGACCGCGCGCGCCTCCAGCGCGCGATGCAGGACCCGCGCACCGGCGGCATCTCGCACGAGATCGTGGGGCAGACGGCGACGGTCATCGCCGAGCGCGCGGGCATCCGCGTCCCGCCTCAGGCCCGGGTGCTGGTGGCGGAGTGCCGAGAGGTGGGGCGCGAGGAGTTCTTCTCGCGCGAGAAGCTCTCGCCGGTGCTGGCCTACTACGTCGAGAACGGCTGGGAGGCGTGCTGCGAGCGGAGCATCGAGCTGCTCCAGTACGGCGGGGTGGGGCACTCGCTGGCGATCCACTGCCGCGACGAGCAGGTCATCCGCCGCTTCTTCGAGGAGAAACCGGCCTTCCGGATCCTGGTCAACACGATGGCCGCGATGGGCGCCACCGGCTACACGACCGGGCTCGCGCCGGCGATGACCCTGGGGCCCGGCACCATCGGCGGCAGCAGCACGTCGGACAACGTCAGCGCGCTGCACCTGGTCAACATCAAACGGCTGGCCCGGGAGATCAGACCGTATGTTGGTGGGCGGGGCGCAGAGCAGTTGCCAGACGGCAAGGTGGCAGTGGTTGGCAGTCCGGAGGGCAAGCGGAAGGCAGAAGCGGCTCCTGCCCACTCTGCTCCGTCCTCGCCTCCGCTGACCCCTGCCGACGTGCAGCGGATCGTGGACGATTTCCTGCGTGCCCATCGCCGAGGTGCGGCATGA
- the pduL gene encoding phosphate propanoyltransferase yields the protein MNKNELEGLSEKIASRLAGAGARGWVPGPVRPEPPGRPTPGALPPWAGAAQALSDVGPIRRPSGHPRHRPEYPALVAAVRQAAAGRGPAPLPSGSGAGAARAATAKSPREVPIGVSKRHLHVSERDFATLFGTGKAPTPQRGITQPGQFAAAETVAIAGRAGRIEGVRIVGPARGQTQLELSPGDCRALGITAPVKVSGRLEGSTGGVTLEGPAGKVTLETGVIVAQRHLHVAPADAKGLGVADGDVAAVECGPAGRRVTLHDVVVRMGPSHATELHLDTDEANAAQVASGDRARLVAVARASRPGARRRPLLVERDVALLAARGEVLDASGPYLVTPAARDRAKALGVWRETS from the coding sequence ATGAACAAGAACGAGCTGGAAGGGCTCTCGGAGAAGATCGCCAGCCGGCTCGCGGGAGCCGGCGCCCGCGGGTGGGTGCCGGGCCCGGTGCGGCCGGAGCCGCCCGGCCGTCCGACGCCGGGCGCCCTGCCGCCGTGGGCGGGCGCGGCCCAGGCGCTGTCCGACGTGGGGCCGATCCGCCGGCCGTCGGGGCATCCCCGCCACCGGCCGGAGTACCCGGCGCTGGTGGCGGCGGTCCGGCAGGCGGCGGCGGGACGCGGGCCCGCGCCGCTGCCCTCGGGCTCCGGGGCGGGCGCCGCCCGCGCCGCCACGGCGAAGAGTCCGCGCGAGGTGCCCATCGGCGTCTCGAAGCGGCACCTCCACGTGTCCGAGCGCGACTTCGCAACCCTGTTCGGCACCGGAAAGGCCCCGACGCCGCAGCGCGGAATCACGCAGCCCGGCCAGTTCGCGGCCGCCGAAACCGTCGCGATCGCCGGCCGCGCCGGCCGGATCGAGGGCGTGCGCATCGTCGGACCGGCTCGCGGCCAGACGCAGCTGGAGCTGTCGCCGGGGGATTGCCGGGCCCTGGGCATCACGGCGCCGGTGAAGGTCTCGGGCCGGCTCGAGGGCTCGACCGGCGGGGTCACGCTGGAGGGACCGGCGGGGAAGGTGACGCTGGAGACCGGCGTGATCGTGGCGCAGCGGCACCTGCACGTCGCGCCCGCCGACGCGAAGGGGCTCGGCGTGGCGGACGGCGACGTGGCGGCGGTGGAGTGCGGGCCGGCGGGCCGGCGCGTGACCCTGCACGACGTGGTGGTGCGGATGGGGCCGTCGCACGCGACGGAGCTGCACCTGGACACCGACGAGGCGAACGCGGCGCAGGTGGCGAGCGGCGACCGCGCCCGGCTGGTGGCGGTGGCGCGGGCCTCCCGCCCCGGTGCGCGGCGGCGGCCGCTCCTGGTCGAGCGTGACGTGGCGCTGCTGGCCGCGCGGGGCGAGGTGCTCGACGCGAGCGGCCCGTACCTGGTGACGCCCGCCGCGCGCGACCGGGCCAAGGCGCTGGGCGTGTGGCGCGAGACGTCGTGA